In one Drosophila pseudoobscura strain MV-25-SWS-2005 chromosome X, UCI_Dpse_MV25, whole genome shotgun sequence genomic region, the following are encoded:
- the upd2 gene encoding uncharacterized protein upd2, with the protein MLPLLAFALNAKIFPQSHSGSRSYNWSWNCSSSRRLLLLIMTLAALMPLPQARHLHDQVALDYAYDEDASGLARSAAASITSSSSSSSSAAESLPAWNVNPFHGLEASFGEGSYDNDVSLSESSYEEIAQVAMRAARRELRRQRTRHARSHSLRLFSSTPQAPEWENPCGGIYQPDESLPAEADSSSQGRVIKRKHLVALRNITMSEYQFIRSSAKLEYGNYQHWQREYKFLPNMTRPTNAVKLKTWYRNMQTFVGSFSYLGRAQYKYRKEHQQNLNAVTHELHDLLVSARSMLCEIETTINASYPNSNGAKLSRVSRAAMLERLRFHTPPDGSQEADERDLKVSKELYIQYLDNVWKTLRRALRKQHRNSQERRQQVGAGATSGVGAGLGAGSLRHSSSESIELGSSNAAMVNGSDCAGSGSVEC; encoded by the exons ATGTTGCCCCTGCTAGCCTTTGCCTTAAACG CGAAAATTTTCCCACAGAGtcacagcggcagcaggtcATAtaactggagctggaactgcagcagcagtaggcGCCTTCTGCTCTTAATAATGACCCTGGCTGCCCTAATGCCGCTGCCACAGGCCCGCCACCTGCACGACCAGGTGGCTCTGGATTACGCCTATGACGAAGATGCCTCCGGCTTAGCCCGATCAGCGGCCGCCTCCAtcacttcctcctcctcctcgtcatcTTCAGCGGCAGAGAGTCTGCCGGCGTGGAATGTCAACCCCTTCCACGGACTGGAGGCCAGCTTCGGTGAGGGCAGCTACGATAATGATGTGAGCCTGAGCGAGAGCAGCTACGAGGAGATCGCCCAAGTGGCCATGAGGGCCGCCCGGCGGGAACTGCGCCGACAACGCACCCGCCACGCGCGCAGCCACAGCCTGCGTCTCTTCTCCAGCACCCCACAGGCGCCCGAATGGGAGAACCCTTGCGGGGGCATCTATCAGCCGGACGAGAGCCTGCCCGCCGAGGCGGACAGCTCCAGCCAGGGACGAGTGATAAAGAGAAAG CACCTGGTCGCCTTGCGGAACATCACCATGAGCGAGTACCAATTCATTCGCAGCAGCGCCAAACTGGAGTACGGCAACTACCAGCACTGGCAGCGCGAGTACAAGTTCCTGCCAAACATGACGCGGCCCACAAATGCG GTGAAGCTGAAGACCTGGTACCGCAACATGCAGACCTTCGTGGGCAGCTTTTCGTACCTGGGGCGGGCTCAGTACAAGTACCGCAAGGAGCATCAGCAGAACCTCAACGCCGTCACACACGAGCTGCATGATCTGCTGGTCAGCGCGCGCAGCATGCTCTGCGAGATCGAAACGACCATCAACGCCTCCTACCCGAACAGCAACGGGGCGAAACTGAGCCGCGTCAGCCGGGCGGCGATGCTGGAGCGATTGCGATTCCATACGCCCCCCGACGGGAGCCAGGAGGCGGACGAGAGAGACCTCAAGGTCAGCAAGGAGCTCTACATCCAGTACCTGGACAACGTATGGAAGACACTTCGCCGGGCCCTGCGAAAGCAGCACCGCAACAGCCAGGAGCGGCGCCAACAAGTGGGAGCTGGAGCGACGTCGGGTGTCGGAGCCGGACTTGGAGCAGGTTCTCTGCGGCATTCCAGTTCTGAAAGCATCGAGCTTGGTTCCTCCAATGCGGCCATGGTCAACGGATCTGACTGCGCCGGCAGTGGGTCGGTGGAATGCTGA